One Marinibacterium anthonyi genomic region harbors:
- a CDS encoding Putative cyclase, with product MPTWVNRPEGSNWGDFGPDDQLGTLNYITQTERLAAVAEIREGRAFCLSLPLDLPGKVSLNPRRKPPRLAPTCLGDTPYINYPLSNVDPLLKDVLSDDQVLLSTQYSTQWDSLAHVGALFDADGDGVAERCYYNGHRADVDVLGDGVEGDHASYARRLSVCEMAKTPIQGRGVLVDFTRHFGLDRVIVTRAILEDVLAKDGIEVRPGDILMLRTGYSEALMDMQDNPDPEKLSHHVGAVLDGTDSALHDWITDRRIAAIAADNYAVENPDADPHACCLRLPLHHHCLFKLGLPLAELWYLRDLAEALHAAGRHAMLLTAPPLYLPGAIGSPVTPVATI from the coding sequence GGAACGCTGAACTACATCACGCAAACCGAACGGCTCGCCGCCGTGGCCGAGATCCGCGAGGGCCGGGCGTTCTGCCTGTCGCTGCCGCTGGATCTGCCGGGCAAGGTGTCGCTGAACCCCCGCCGCAAGCCACCGCGCCTGGCGCCGACCTGCCTGGGGGACACGCCCTACATCAACTATCCCCTCAGCAACGTGGACCCGCTGCTGAAGGACGTGCTGTCGGACGACCAGGTGCTGCTGTCGACCCAGTATTCCACCCAGTGGGATTCGCTGGCCCACGTCGGCGCCTTGTTCGACGCCGATGGCGATGGGGTGGCGGAACGCTGCTATTACAACGGCCATCGCGCCGACGTCGATGTTCTGGGCGACGGGGTCGAAGGCGACCACGCCTCCTATGCCCGCCGCCTGTCGGTCTGCGAGATGGCCAAGACGCCGATCCAGGGGCGCGGCGTGCTGGTGGATTTCACGCGGCATTTCGGGCTGGACCGGGTGATCGTCACCCGCGCGATCCTGGAAGACGTGCTGGCAAAGGACGGGATCGAGGTTCGGCCCGGCGACATCCTGATGCTGCGCACCGGCTATTCCGAGGCGCTGATGGACATGCAGGACAATCCCGATCCCGAAAAGCTGTCGCACCATGTCGGCGCGGTGCTGGACGGGACGGACAGTGCCCTGCACGACTGGATCACCGACCGCCGGATCGCGGCCATCGCCGCCGACAATTACGCCGTCGAGAACCCGGATGCCGATCCGCATGCCTGCTGCCTGCGCCTGCCGCTGCACCACCATTGCCTGTTCAAGCTGGGCCTGCCGCTGGCCGAATTGTGGTACCTGCGCGACCTGGCCGAGGCGCTGCACGCGGCGGGGCGCCACGCCATGTTGCTGACGGCGCCGCCGCTGTACCTGCCCGGCGCCATCGGGTCCCCGGTAACACCGGTCGCCACGATCTGA
- a CDS encoding ABC-transporter substrate-binding protein precursor, translated as MLTCKSKIFGLSLAALTAAGALPAMAETVNLRLGEDPGTLYNIQTVLGTANSIINGYILERLVYFDASGTPQPWLAESWTVSDDQTEITFKLRDGIMFTDGTPFNAAAVAAQFNAVLDPANASPQLALHGPLQSVTADDDLTVTFKYGAPFASAFSALAGYAGGINSPTAVEKAGNDYGRHPVGTGPYMLDSWIPGTSVTLVRNPDYHEPPFRDDVENQGAPYADKFVLTVISEDGVTQAALETGELTASILPADAIPLFDGNPDFKTVMDKTSGNLMFLEFNQLKAPFDNPEFRRAIGYAIDRDSALAASYAGYGSPAYSPLSAAIPGYDPKVAEDLGTPYDPAKATEILKGLGWTDSNGNGTLDKDGQEAEWTIKSYAGFSTVDRTLQVIQANLADIGIAVDLETADWGAFYPSLLEDGWDMDLMRWTDSDPDILNQLFLGDGHRDHLKPNPQIDEILTRCSQTMEPEARMSCVSDAQRAMLEDMTIVPILTNWNIYATQANVTGYHFDALGYILPQDIKTD; from the coding sequence ATGCTGACCTGCAAATCGAAGATATTCGGCCTGTCGCTGGCCGCCCTGACGGCCGCCGGCGCGCTGCCCGCCATGGCCGAAACCGTGAACCTGCGGCTGGGCGAAGACCCCGGCACGCTTTACAATATCCAGACGGTGCTGGGCACGGCAAACAGCATCATCAATGGCTATATCCTTGAACGGCTTGTCTATTTCGATGCCTCGGGCACGCCGCAGCCCTGGCTGGCCGAAAGCTGGACGGTGTCCGACGACCAGACCGAGATCACGTTCAAGCTGCGCGACGGCATCATGTTCACCGACGGCACACCCTTCAACGCCGCGGCCGTCGCCGCCCAGTTCAACGCGGTTCTCGACCCGGCCAACGCCTCGCCGCAACTGGCGCTGCACGGGCCGCTGCAAAGCGTGACCGCCGATGACGACCTGACCGTGACCTTCAAGTACGGCGCGCCCTTCGCCTCGGCGTTCTCGGCGCTGGCGGGTTATGCGGGGGGCATCAATTCGCCAACCGCCGTGGAAAAGGCCGGCAACGATTACGGCCGCCACCCGGTCGGCACCGGCCCCTACATGCTGGACAGCTGGATCCCCGGCACCTCGGTCACGCTGGTGCGCAACCCCGATTACCACGAACCGCCGTTCCGCGATGACGTCGAAAACCAGGGTGCGCCCTATGCCGACAAGTTCGTCCTGACGGTGATTTCCGAAGACGGCGTCACCCAGGCCGCGCTGGAAACCGGCGAGCTGACCGCATCGATCCTGCCCGCCGACGCGATCCCGCTGTTCGACGGCAACCCGGACTTCAAGACCGTGATGGACAAGACCAGCGGCAACCTGATGTTCCTGGAATTCAACCAGCTCAAGGCGCCCTTCGACAACCCGGAGTTCCGGCGCGCCATCGGCTACGCGATCGACCGCGACTCGGCTCTGGCCGCGTCTTACGCGGGCTACGGTTCGCCCGCCTATTCGCCGCTGTCGGCGGCCATCCCCGGCTATGACCCCAAGGTCGCCGAGGACCTGGGCACCCCCTATGACCCCGCCAAGGCGACCGAGATCCTGAAGGGCCTGGGCTGGACCGACAGCAACGGCAACGGCACGCTGGACAAGGACGGGCAGGAGGCGGAATGGACGATCAAGTCCTACGCCGGGTTCTCGACCGTGGACCGCACGCTGCAGGTGATCCAGGCGAACCTGGCCGATATCGGCATCGCCGTGGATCTGGAAACCGCCGACTGGGGCGCCTTCTATCCGTCGCTGCTGGAAGACGGATGGGACATGGACCTGATGCGCTGGACCGATAGCGACCCGGACATCCTGAACCAGCTGTTCCTGGGCGACGGTCACCGCGACCACCTGAAACCCAACCCCCAGATCGACGAGATCCTGACCCGCTGCAGCCAGACCATGGAACCCGAGGCGCGGATGTCCTGCGTGTCGGACGCGCAGCGCGCGATGCTCGAGGACATGACCATCGTGCCGATCCTGACCAACTGGAACATCTACGCGACCCAGGCCAACGTCACCGGCTACCACTTCGACGCCCTGGGCTACATCCTGCCCCAGGACATCAAGACCGACTGA
- a CDS encoding ABC-transporter permease protein, with amino-acid sequence MAAYILRRLLMTIPVVIGILLVTFAMKSLIPTDAVTALYSGTVSEDKAAEAIDQMRDKYGLNDAWYVQFAHYIADVARGDLGTSIRTRQPVAEEIGYRYVNTMILTAAALVVALIVGLSTGIVSAYWRGSWIDELSMSVGLLGISMPAFFFGLALIFIFAVQLQWLPVINSGGWQGLILPALSLGIIEAAPLSRITRASMVEVLEQDYIKALRAKGITEAGVIFHHALPNALLSILTILGLQIGGLLGGAFIIEVVFGWHGIGELAVKAIGWRDFVITQAIILVSAGTYVLVNLIVDILYAWVDPRISLR; translated from the coding sequence ATGGCCGCCTATATCCTGCGACGTCTGCTGATGACCATTCCGGTGGTCATCGGCATCCTTCTGGTCACCTTCGCGATGAAATCCCTTATCCCGACGGACGCCGTGACGGCGCTCTATTCCGGGACCGTGTCCGAGGACAAGGCGGCCGAGGCCATCGACCAGATGCGCGACAAGTACGGGCTGAATGACGCCTGGTACGTGCAGTTCGCGCATTACATCGCCGACGTCGCCCGGGGGGACCTGGGCACGTCGATCCGCACCCGCCAGCCGGTCGCCGAGGAAATCGGCTATCGCTACGTGAATACCATGATCCTGACCGCTGCCGCGCTGGTGGTGGCGCTGATCGTGGGGCTGTCGACCGGAATCGTGTCCGCTTATTGGCGGGGGTCCTGGATCGACGAGCTGTCCATGTCCGTCGGCCTGCTGGGCATATCCATGCCGGCCTTCTTCTTCGGCCTCGCGCTGATCTTCATCTTCGCGGTCCAGCTGCAATGGCTGCCGGTGATCAATTCCGGCGGCTGGCAGGGGCTGATCCTGCCGGCGCTGTCGCTGGGCATCATCGAGGCCGCGCCGCTGTCGCGCATCACGCGCGCCAGCATGGTCGAGGTGCTGGAACAGGATTACATCAAGGCCCTGCGCGCCAAGGGCATCACCGAGGCCGGGGTGATCTTTCACCACGCGCTGCCAAATGCGCTGCTGTCGATCCTGACGATCCTCGGGCTGCAGATCGGCGGCCTTCTGGGCGGCGCCTTCATCATCGAGGTGGTCTTTGGCTGGCACGGCATCGGCGAACTGGCGGTCAAGGCCATTGGCTGGCGCGACTTTGTCATCACCCAGGCGATCATCCTGGTCAGCGCGGGCACATACGTGCTGGTGAACCTGATCGTCGACATCCTTTATGCCTGGGTCGATCCCAGGATCAGCCTGCGGTGA
- a CDS encoding ABC-transporter permease protein, translating to MTAMTDIAFEPAPPRARTGPLSVLRRIWRHRSGKIGLFLVGLIIFCALFGDHLTPWDPLKLNMPDRLKPPSAKHWLGTDELGRDMLARIIAGTRYVLLVSGIATAIAATGGILLGLVASAGGRWADMLVMRFVDIMLAFPYVLLLLAIIAILGPSLITALVAVGIASIPGYARLVRAEALSVRETEYAEAMRVLGAGRWRITFGTVLPNILSPLVIYISYSMPLAVLSASSLSFLGLGAQPPLPEWGAMLVQSRTFLRTAWWVVASPGFAIFFSILGMNLLGNALRDVLDPRTRA from the coding sequence GTGACTGCCATGACCGACATCGCCTTCGAACCCGCCCCGCCGCGCGCCCGCACCGGGCCGCTGTCCGTCCTGCGCCGCATCTGGCGGCACCGGTCGGGCAAGATCGGGCTGTTCCTGGTGGGGCTGATCATCTTCTGCGCCCTCTTCGGCGATCACCTGACCCCCTGGGATCCGCTGAAGCTGAACATGCCCGACCGCCTGAAACCGCCAAGCGCGAAACACTGGCTGGGCACGGACGAACTGGGCCGCGACATGCTGGCCCGGATCATCGCCGGCACGCGCTACGTGCTGCTGGTTTCGGGCATCGCCACCGCCATCGCCGCAACGGGCGGCATCCTTCTGGGCCTTGTCGCCAGCGCCGGAGGCCGCTGGGCCGACATGCTGGTGATGCGGTTCGTGGACATCATGCTGGCCTTTCCCTACGTGCTGCTGCTGCTGGCGATCATCGCCATCCTGGGGCCGTCGCTGATCACCGCGCTGGTGGCCGTCGGCATCGCGTCGATCCCCGGGTATGCGCGTCTGGTCCGGGCCGAGGCGCTGAGTGTGCGCGAAACCGAATATGCCGAGGCGATGCGCGTGCTGGGCGCCGGGCGCTGGCGGATCACCTTCGGGACGGTCCTGCCCAATATCCTGTCGCCGCTGGTCATCTACATCTCCTATTCCATGCCGCTGGCTGTTCTGTCGGCCTCGTCGCTGTCGTTCCTGGGCCTTGGCGCGCAACCGCCCCTGCCGGAATGGGGCGCGATGCTGGTGCAGTCGCGCACCTTCCTGCGCACCGCCTGGTGGGTGGTGGCATCGCCGGGTTTCGCGATCTTCTTCTCGATCCTGGGCATGAACCTTCTGGGCAACGCGCTGCGCGACGTGCTCGATCCGAGGACACGCGCATGA
- the oppD_5 gene encoding Stage 0 sporulation protein KD encodes MNALLKVEGLVTEFPTDDGTVRAVDGVSLQVGEGEVLGLVGESGSGKTVTALSLLRLVSDPGRIAAGSITFDGTDIMSLSRAQMTGLRGNAISMVFQQPRASLDPVQRVGKQIAELFIRHRGTPRRAAMVDAIELLRRVGIPDPDRRARSYPHELSGGQAQRVMIAMALALKPRLLIADEPTTALDVTIQAQILDLLRNLCRETGTAMILVTHDLGVVAQTADRVAVMYAGQIVEEQTVTGLFDAPRHPYTQALLSSMPVQGRAQHRLTQLPGNVPRPGMMPPACRFAPRCAKRVDLGLTRCTLEAPPLIPVGQGSSRCWLATEET; translated from the coding sequence ATGAATGCCCTGCTGAAGGTCGAAGGACTGGTCACCGAATTCCCCACCGATGATGGCACTGTGCGCGCCGTCGACGGCGTGTCCCTGCAGGTGGGCGAGGGCGAGGTGCTGGGCCTTGTCGGGGAAAGCGGGTCGGGCAAGACCGTGACGGCGCTGTCGCTTCTGCGGCTGGTGTCGGACCCGGGCCGGATCGCGGCCGGGTCGATCACCTTCGACGGCACCGATATCATGTCCCTGTCGCGCGCCCAGATGACGGGCCTTCGCGGCAACGCGATTTCCATGGTCTTCCAGCAGCCCCGCGCCAGCCTCGACCCGGTCCAGCGCGTCGGCAAGCAGATCGCCGAACTGTTCATCCGCCACCGGGGCACGCCCAGGCGCGCCGCCATGGTGGACGCGATCGAGCTGCTGCGCCGCGTCGGCATCCCCGACCCGGACCGCCGGGCGCGATCCTATCCGCATGAACTGTCGGGCGGGCAGGCGCAGCGGGTGATGATCGCCATGGCGCTGGCCCTGAAGCCCCGGTTGCTGATCGCCGATGAACCGACCACCGCGCTTGACGTGACGATCCAGGCGCAGATCCTCGACCTGCTGCGCAACCTCTGCCGGGAAACCGGCACGGCGATGATCCTGGTTACCCACGACCTGGGCGTCGTGGCGCAAACCGCCGACCGCGTCGCCGTCATGTACGCCGGCCAGATCGTCGAGGAACAGACCGTCACCGGTCTTTTCGATGCGCCGCGCCACCCCTATACGCAGGCGCTGCTCAGCTCGATGCCGGTACAGGGCAGGGCGCAGCACCGCCTGACCCAGCTGCCCGGCAACGTGCCGCGCCCCGGCATGATGCCCCCGGCCTGCCGCTTCGCGCCCCGCTGTGCGAAACGCGTCGACCTAGGCCTGACCCGCTGCACGCTTGAGGCGCCGCCGCTGATCCCCGTGGGCCAGGGCTCCAGCCGCTGCTGGCTGGCGACGGAGGAGACATGA